In Dyadobacter sp. CECT 9275, the following proteins share a genomic window:
- a CDS encoding OstA-like protein: MSIKADMLKVMIFVVISIPHILLAQNNITSQAAGTEGDIVEIIKSDELEITNENGTEIRKVTNGTFRHKGALLYSNLAIQNRTTNIIEAFGNVRIVQGDTITITGDTLYYYGNTRMAIVSGKKVVMKDRKRTLTTRKLEYDMAAGIAYYKVPGRTVDESDVLTSKEGFYNTQTKEFTYYKNVKLVNKKYTLTTDTLLYNSITKWSYFNGPSKIVNKDGTVKATRGQYNTETSQSVFKTRTTVDNETYTLTADSLAVDGKSNNGQGKGNVIIVAKKDKTILNGDEGSYIRDKGFSKIFGHAYVRNVISDDTLYIRADTLYSFENKIDSTRKLVGYKNVFIYKSNFQGKCDSIIYNTADSIIKFFRKPILWSDQYYQMEADTITTFLVNNEVNRMLLKGHSFVITEDTLVKQYNQVKGRTINAYFGEKNKLKQVLVDGNGESAYYAVDDKEKMIGLNRVECGKMNLLFADNRVNRIAFIGKPDGRLIPPSKIVQAERQLDGFNWRITDKPTKEKTTWQKE, translated from the coding sequence ATGTCTATCAAAGCAGATATGCTGAAAGTGATGATCTTTGTGGTGATATCAATTCCTCATATTCTTCTGGCGCAGAACAATATAACAAGCCAGGCAGCAGGTACCGAAGGAGATATTGTTGAGATCATCAAGTCAGACGAGTTAGAAATCACGAATGAAAACGGAACCGAGATCCGCAAGGTAACCAACGGAACATTCAGACACAAAGGCGCTTTGCTTTACAGCAACCTGGCCATTCAGAACCGTACAACGAACATAATCGAGGCTTTTGGCAATGTCCGGATCGTTCAGGGTGATACCATTACAATAACAGGTGATACACTTTACTATTACGGAAATACACGTATGGCGATTGTGAGCGGCAAAAAGGTGGTCATGAAAGACCGGAAACGAACCCTGACCACCCGAAAACTGGAATACGACATGGCAGCTGGCATTGCCTACTACAAAGTACCGGGCAGAACGGTGGATGAATCAGACGTACTGACAAGCAAAGAGGGTTTTTACAATACGCAAACGAAGGAATTTACCTATTACAAAAACGTTAAACTCGTTAATAAAAAATATACACTTACCACGGATACCCTTCTCTATAACTCAATAACGAAATGGAGCTATTTTAATGGCCCGAGCAAAATAGTAAATAAGGACGGCACGGTGAAAGCTACTCGCGGACAGTATAACACTGAAACGAGCCAGTCGGTATTCAAAACGCGCACTACGGTAGACAACGAGACGTATACCCTCACCGCAGACTCACTGGCTGTGGATGGCAAAAGTAACAACGGACAAGGAAAGGGAAACGTAATCATTGTCGCTAAAAAGGACAAGACTATCCTGAACGGGGACGAGGGATCTTACATTCGGGACAAAGGTTTTTCAAAAATTTTTGGCCATGCCTATGTTAGAAATGTGATTTCGGACGACACCCTTTACATCCGTGCGGATACCCTTTACTCCTTTGAAAATAAGATTGATAGCACCAGGAAACTGGTTGGCTACAAAAATGTTTTCATTTATAAATCCAATTTCCAGGGAAAATGCGACTCCATCATCTATAACACGGCGGATTCTATTATTAAATTTTTCCGCAAGCCCATACTATGGAGTGACCAGTATTATCAGATGGAAGCCGATACGATCACAACATTTCTGGTGAACAATGAGGTGAACAGAATGTTACTTAAAGGACATTCTTTTGTCATAACCGAGGACACACTCGTAAAGCAGTATAACCAGGTAAAAGGCAGGACGATCAATGCCTATTTTGGAGAGAAAAACAAATTGAAACAGGTGCTGGTGGATGGAAACGGGGAAAGTGCTTATTATGCCGTTGATGACAAGGAAAAAATGATAGGGCTCAACCGGGTGGAATGTGGTAAAATGAATCTGCTTTTTGCAGACAACAGGGTAAACAGGATCGCCTTTATCGGAAAACCGGACGGCAGGCTTATCCCCCCTTCTAAAATAGTGCAGGCAGAACGACAGCTTGACGGATTTAACTGGCGAATAACCGATAAACCCACAAAGGAAAAAACAACCTGGCAGAAAGAATAA
- the tilS gene encoding tRNA lysidine(34) synthetase TilS — translation MLDSFLTFINQFNPSLTEVSTLLTVSGGVDSMAMMHLFHKAGLPAAVAHCNFGLRGVESDEDEALVRETADIYGFKFYVTRFETKKYADQFSVSTQMAARDLRYTWFEKIRKENHYHWVATAHHLNDSIETALLNLSRGTGISGFRGVPVINHTIVRPLLYASRDEILAYAMQEGINWREDCSNESLDYQRNVIRHKVIPVLKEINPSLEDSFAVTAERVRAADRLLTEFLENWKNQILISDGNETRIPVDKLRESGEPVYRLSFILEPYGFRYRQVEQILRSSGSSGKIFYSETNQLLTDRNTLILKPRGGDQPLEEIKIQRFPAHYAMAEGILSFEDAAVEIKDIVKSANHIYFDGDQISYPLTVRKWQPGDKFAPLGMEGRKKKVSDLLIDLKLTVFQKEKVRVLVNGDDEIIWVIGIRTAHRFRIQSDTRQVVTGIYDPVFSDVYKR, via the coding sequence ATGTTGGATTCTTTTTTAACTTTTATTAACCAATTTAATCCATCCTTAACGGAAGTTTCCACACTTCTGACAGTAAGTGGGGGAGTGGATTCTATGGCCATGATGCATTTATTCCACAAAGCGGGACTTCCGGCTGCCGTGGCGCATTGCAACTTTGGTCTGAGAGGGGTTGAGTCGGATGAAGATGAAGCGCTGGTCAGAGAAACGGCTGATATTTATGGGTTTAAGTTTTATGTAACCCGGTTTGAAACCAAAAAATATGCGGATCAGTTTTCCGTGTCCACGCAAATGGCAGCCAGGGATTTGAGGTATACCTGGTTTGAGAAAATAAGGAAGGAAAATCATTACCACTGGGTGGCTACTGCACATCATCTTAATGATTCCATCGAAACGGCTTTGCTTAATCTTTCAAGGGGTACCGGCATTTCCGGATTTCGTGGAGTACCGGTTATAAACCATACCATCGTCCGTCCACTATTGTATGCATCAAGAGATGAAATTTTGGCTTATGCCATGCAGGAGGGCATAAACTGGCGGGAAGATTGTTCCAATGAATCTCTGGATTATCAGCGGAACGTGATCAGGCATAAGGTGATACCGGTACTTAAAGAAATAAATCCTTCGCTGGAAGATAGTTTTGCGGTTACTGCCGAAAGAGTAAGGGCGGCCGACAGGTTGCTGACGGAATTTCTGGAGAACTGGAAAAATCAGATTTTGATTTCAGATGGGAACGAGACACGGATACCCGTTGATAAACTGAGGGAGTCGGGTGAGCCTGTTTACCGATTGTCGTTTATTCTGGAGCCTTACGGGTTCAGATACCGGCAGGTCGAACAAATTTTAAGGTCCAGCGGATCTTCGGGGAAAATATTCTATTCTGAAACAAATCAGTTACTGACAGACAGAAATACGCTGATTTTAAAACCACGGGGCGGAGATCAGCCTTTGGAAGAAATAAAGATCCAGCGTTTTCCTGCTCACTACGCGATGGCAGAGGGGATACTTTCCTTTGAAGATGCCGCTGTTGAAATAAAAGATATCGTCAAATCTGCAAACCATATTTATTTTGACGGAGATCAGATTTCGTATCCGCTAACCGTCAGAAAGTGGCAGCCAGGAGATAAGTTCGCTCCACTGGGAATGGAGGGACGGAAAAAGAAGGTCAGCGACTTGCTGATAGATCTGAAACTGACCGTTTTTCAAAAGGAAAAGGTAAGAGTACTCGTCAACGGGGATGACGAAATTATTTGGGTAATAGGCATCAGGACGGCTCATCGATTTAGAATTCAATCGGATACCAGGCAGGTAGTTACGGGTATTTATGATCCGGTTTTTTCTGATGTTTATAAAAGATAG